Below is a genomic region from Elephas maximus indicus isolate mEleMax1 chromosome 22, mEleMax1 primary haplotype, whole genome shotgun sequence.
AGGTTTCACTCGCTGTGTTGATACACCATAGTGAGATTCAGATTGGGTGAGAaggaacgttaaaaaaaaaaaaagtggggaaagGGTAATTGTGGAAGGGTTCCCTTGTCCTCAAGATGCCTTCTCAGATCATTATAGGAAATTAAGGGTCTGGAAATTGGTTCTCTTAAAGCTCAGTACTCAGACACCGAGAGGAACGTCTTCACGACCCCGTTCGCGGACCACTAGTCTGAGACATTCCGGTACGAGGCACAGACTTACCTGAGAACATGCATCGAAAGCAAGAGACTGAGTTTCATATTTCTTCACCTTACAGCCACTCCTGGAATGAAAATCAACAGGTTGGTGTGGGTTCACGTGGACAAGTTCTGAGGCATGAGATGGAGCAGAGGCAGCGGTATGTGCAGATAGAAGCCGAAGCATACAGCACCGCACAAATCATGACGGCTACATAATAGACATGGGGACACCTTTTATGTCTCTGAATCTGTTGCTCCCAAGGGATAGGGTAAGCCAAAGCACTACAGCTCAGCTCGTTCTCTGAAATGGCcaccttgcttgcttctgtggaTGTCACACACCAGTCCTCTGACCCCAATAGTTTTTAATTACGCCCCATCAAAAGCCTTTCAGAAAGTGGCCTCAGAATCTTTAGAGGTTCATTCATCTGATCCTTACTTGATTGGCTTTGACATTCATTAGAAAAATCATCACGCTTGACCAGATTCTTTAAAAATCCTTTATTGTCCTAAAAGCCACAGAAGTCTGATAAGACAGCTCAGTCTAGACCTATATGCTAACAGAGGAGAGCTGTGGtcaacagaaagggaaaaaaataaaagtatttgcGTAAACTGTTACCACCCCCCTGGAGTCACAAGATGGAAGCTGAACGCCATGTACTCTGAAAAGCCCAGAACTGGGGAAAGCACAGACCACCTGTGATTTTTAGACTAGGACATAATCTGTCATCACAGGACTAATTCTGATTCTGTTGTTTTAACAAACTTAAAATTGCTGACGAAAATACCACACTgaccagaaaaaaatatatgtgtgtatatatatatatatatatatatatatatatatagttcacaacttttttttcttttgtgagaaacaaaagagaagcACTCAGTTACCAGAATGTGCACGCCTACCAGTTCCTGGTCTCCTTACCCTAATGCTCTTTACTAAGTTGCCACCCGCTGCTGCCACACAAATTGGGTTGATTCAGTTAAATTTATCCCCTGCTCAAGCCAGCAACCTTATCCTATCTCAAAAGCCAGTTATTTCCAACATAAAATAGCAGAAGAGTCCCTCAAACCACTGGTATGATGATGTTTGGATTGGGGCCAGGCCAGCCAGCACTTGGTCTCACCCAAGTGCCATGTGATGCGTTCCAAGCCAGGGGGCGCAAGCTCTCACACCTAAGGTGGGCTGGTCTCCACTCCTTTAAGTACAGACAATTGCAAGGCTAAGCTGACTCATGACGTGGCaaatgaaatgcaaaaaaaaaaaaatcagatcacaTTCAGAAATGGAAGCCACATGCTATGGAGAGATGGTCTGGGTACAAGTCAGAGAGAAGGGTACCAACAGTCCCAGAGACAAAGAGAAACAAGGGCAAGAGTACTtacaacagaaaacagagaaatttCACTTGTTCAGTAGTCCTGAGGCACCAACAAAATTAAGACAggaaagagacagacagatggagaaaaaaattgtgtGAAGACCGGAATATTTCTCTCTAGTCTGGTAGATGTAAAGGTCGCAAAGTTAAAGAAGTGAGATACAAATTAAAAATGGCATACTCATGCATGTTATCACTGATGAGTGAATGATTACCAGGAGCCTAGACTTCTATCCGGGTAAGAGAGTGGTAGAAACACTCAGAAATACCACACAGACTTGTAGGTGCAAAGTAAGCTTCCAAATGtgtaaatacataaaaacaatatTTCACTGCTGAGTACATTCACTCTTAAACGTTTAGTCATTCAGATCAGAGGCAatgcataaataaaaatatatctgaatatatatattttttttatctactgtaaggagccctggtggcgcagtggttaaatgcttggctgctaaccaaaaggttggcagtttgaacccaccagctgctccgtggaagaaagatgtggcagtctgcttccataaagattaaaaaaaaaaaaaaaaaagattacagccttggaaatccaatggggcagatctactccgtcctatggggttgctatgagtcggaatccactcagcggcagtgggtttggttttcggtttatcTACTGCACGTGTGTAACACTAAGATACTTAAAATGATTTCACATACTTTATCTCACTGGGTCCGTAAAATCGCAATCATATTACAGTACCCCTGTCTTACAGAAGTGCCTGAGAGGCCAACTGTATGTATTCTTTAAAAAGTCACACAAACACATCGTTAATTAATGGAATGTTAACTCCCCGCTAGATCCAGCACAGGACATTCATTTCCTGTCTTTCCTACAAATGAAAGGATTTGCTAACGAAAATCAGTGTTATACAAGACGTCTAGCATCCCTCGGtgtagaaagaaaaaggagacaaGAGTTTTGATTGCACGAgagttaaaaagataaaaaatgaagACGTTcaatcaccaaaaacaaaacaggagtAAAATGCTACCAGGTGAGGAGGTAGGATTTGGGGGAGGGTGCTTCTTGGTACTAAAAACAAAGCATAGGCTACATTTCCCTTCCTTTGGCCCAGATTTAAtcctatctatttttttttattcacaagcatggaaaccctggtggtatagtggttaagtgttatggctcctaaccaaaaggtcggcagtttgaatccaccaagtgctccttggaaaccctatggggcagttctactctgtcctatagggttgctatgagtcacaatcaacttgatggcaatgggtttggttctggttggTATATTCACAAGCACAAATGCCCTGTCTATATACTACCAACATACAACTAAAGGCTGGCTCCCAAGTGAGTCCTCTGgtaggaagaaaacaaacaaaaaaactcaaacccattgctgctgaatcgattctgactcgtagcaaccctataggacaaagtagaactgtcccacagagtttccaagctgcagctagtagattcgaactgccgaccttttggttagcagccatagcttgccgtagctcttcactgcatcaccagggctcctggtaggCAGAAGTACCCTGTAATTAGGTGAAGATGCACCAAGACAGCTATGTGCCCAGCACATACACCAAGTACTATCTAGACATAGCTAACTAACCTTCAAAGCTGCAAGACAGCACTTTGAAGATACCTGATCAATAATATTCTCCAACTACTGTTTAACTGTTCATATATAACCAAAACTCAATGAAGAGATCAAGAGCTCCCAATGACATTGCAGTTCCCTAACTCACATTCTGGGCGCTATTCTGGTGTTGCCAAAACAACAACTTCCTACACTGTTCAACCTTCTTGGTCCTGACGTGGATACTTCTCTTTAAGCGTCTGGATATGTATGTCCGTTTCTCTCCCATATATCTCACCACGCCATCCAGCATTTTTGTTATACTGATGCTGGAAAGCACTTCCCCAGCTGATCTACACCAGTACCTAccaggtgccgctgagtcaattccgactcacagcaaacacatgtgtgcagagcagaactgctccatagggttttcaaggctgtgacctttcagaaacagatggccaggcctttctttcaaggcacatgtGGGTAGGTCTACCATTTAACACCATCTAGGGATCTATCTATAGTGACAACTAAAAACACATTACATGGTACTTCTTTTCATCCTCCCTTTTCATATTTCACCACCCATGTCGCTGGTCCTTCTTTATATCTAATTTTTGGTAGAAAGTCACCGGGGTACAACAGGACGTATTGTTACCTACTCAAGTTTTGTGATAAGATAACCTttaacagaggagccctggtggcacagacgttaaagtgcttggctgctaacagaaaggtcggcagttcaaacccaccagctgctctacggaagaaagatgtggcagttgacttctgtaaaggttgcagccttggaaatcctatagggcagttctatcctgtcctgtggggtggctatgagtcggaatcaactacacAGCAATGGCTTTAACTTTGTaacaaagttaaaataaaacCTGACAGGAAGTATGGCCTATGTGATCACTCTGAGAATTCTATGGACCATGCAAAAAAAGTGGCTCCAGATTCCTGGAGAAAtaatgcgggggcggggggggcaggCACACGGACAACAGAAGACTGACTGACTAATTTATCAGATTTAATTGTTCATTTTAAACATTCCTGATCCTTAACGGAAATTAACATCATTACTAATGGAACCAGACACTACACAAAGAGATATAAGAAAGCTCACTAACTTTCAGTGGTAGGTTTGTTTTCAACAAAAATTACAGCTTTCTGTTTAAGTGGAAAGACTTCTGGGAGGCCCTTTCAGATCATTTTCCACctgctactgttgttgttgttgttaggtgccaccgagtcagttccgactcacagcgaaccctatgtataagagaacgaaacactgccccgtcctgtgccatcctcacagtcgttatgtttgagcccactgttgaagccactatatcaatccatctttttaagggtcttcctctctttcactgaccctctactttaccaagcatgatgtcctcctccagggactagtccctcctactGATGCTAAACACATAATTTATAGGCTTGGAATTTTTGTCTTATCTGAATATGATGGCTACCACTGATACTCAGATTTTGTACATACAGTGATTCCTGAACAGCCCAGTTAGGATTTCTGAAAACCATCAAATCTTTATCTATCCctttctcccatttttttttttttaacagaaaaattaCCCACGGTGGGTGAGGGAAAGGGCCAAGGATTCATTCAAAACAAGGCAGGAATCTAAAATAGAAACTTCTGATTCCACATAAGAATTAGTCAAAAAAGCGAAGACCCCAGTATAAAATTACAAGCTTTGTGTCTGACCTGCTGCACCTCAAAGATAAATTCGGCTTCCCAAAACCAAAAGCAGCTGGCTGCCAAACCCACAGAGAATACACAGAACACAACACCCAGCACCCACCGCCACTCACGTTATTAAACGCGACTTTGCCATCTTGGGTGATTCTAAGATCTCATTAACATGGTTACCAGTGGTAGAATGAAAGTCGTTGCACATTAGAGTTGTAGTTGGTTTAAAGGGATCCATGGACTCATCAAAGTTATCTGGGTCAAAGTGATAGGAGCCCTtagaggagaggggtggggagttCTGCAGAGTGGAGTGGCCCCCAAAGGGATTAAAGTCGGGGTTATCCCACTGACTAGGATCCAGCTTTGAAGATGCGTAGGGGATAGGAGTATCTTCTGCTTTGGCGTCTGTAGGCTGTTCTACACCTTTGGCACCCACTGGTTTACTGATGTcatctttctgtgtcttgggagTCAGTTTGGTACCCAGTTTCCTGCCAAATTTTCTTGGAAGGGCTTTCTTGACCTCTACATTTTCCACATCTTCTGTGAAATCAAACTCAAGCTTCAGAGGTGAGCTCCTTGACTCTTCCAACAGCTCAACCCCCGAGTCATTGGTGTCACTGCCGGGAGTGCTTGAGGTTTCTTTAACTTCAGTGGAAGGTTTCTGGATCCTGGCACCTCCGATCAAAGAAGAATGTGTGTTCTCTTCCGTTTCATCAAGACTGACCTGATAGGATGTTTTGGGGAGAGGGGTGCCCTCCACCACAGTTTCAGTTTCTGAGAACTCGCCGCTAATCGTTTTCTTCCTCAGAGAGACAGGCTTGGGCTTTCTTAGCTTGCTTCTGCTGGGTACCGACTCTGAACGGGAGTTTCGGGTCTTCACATCAGCTTCTGCGGAAGCCTCAAGTGTAACCCCCATGTTGCCTTCTGTCATTGCCTTGTCCTGGATGGCTTCTGGTGCTCTGGAGGGCACAGCCTCCTCCAAGACTGCAGTTACAAAGCCATGAGGTGTGTTTGCTCCAAGAGCTGCTGGGACATCTGTGGAATTCTTGGTTTCGATTGAAAATGGCCTCACTATGGACACTTTGCTAGGATCGTGTTCAGGCTCTTCTCTGAAATCCTTGAGTGAACGAGAAGCAATGGCCTGCTGTGGTACCTCATTTTCTGAGGGCCTAGGGCAAGTCTCAGATGAAGATTTTTCAACCACTTCTGCTACCAACTGTTCATCATCTTCTTGTGattctaaaacaaaacacaaaagcctaTTAAAGAATTATCTTTTTGACACTGGTTAATAGTCTACACTACCTGAATTCACATATACTAACTATAAGCTCTACGCCCTTTGTTTCTATTATTGCTAATGTTCAGCACagcagtctctgggtggtacaaacggttcatgtgcttggctgctaactgaaagtttgccggtttgagtctacccagaggcacttcagaagaaaggcctgtaatctacttctaaaaagtcagccactgaagaccctatggagcaaagttctactctgacattcagtggggtcaccatgagttagaactgactcaatggtagctgGTTTGGTTAATGTTCAGCAAGGATGGCGCTACAACCTCAAAGAGAGCAGCTGGTACTacactgtaaaataaaaatttctaccctgaaactatggcccctggacaccctcatagctcagaaatgaagtcactcctcaggttcaccctccagccaaagattagacaggcccacaacacaaaacaagactaaggacaagaaggcaggaggggacaggaaagctggtaatggggagcccaaggtcaagaaggggagaatctctacatgtcatgggtttgccaaccaatgtgacaaaacagtatgtgcattaattaatgagaaactagtctgctctataaaccttcactgaaagtacaataaaaaaaaaacttttttaaaaaaattaaaatttcctaCCTCAATGGGTATATGGTTCATTATGCAAGTGATacaaataataattataacaaaTAGAGCTATCTAGGAAAAGACTGAATAGATCACGGTCTACcgcaaaatatattaataaaaaaacaatGTCAAAATTTCATAGGTTAAAATTGGTCTGGAGGAATCTTTAGACATCAACTGCCTAAGGCTTTCAGGGTCAGAATTTCACACagtaaacaaaatttttttcttataatttatttttgttgttgttgagaatacacacagaacatatactaattcaacagtttctacgtgtacaattcagtgacactgattacattctttgatttgtgcaaccttctcattctccttttctgagttgtctccCTCGCtaacataaagtcactgcccctatgtctcctatctaatcttctgagttgctgtggtccatttgatcccatatagataaatcttaaaagggcacaatactcaaggcagacattctttactagtaaagctaaactattttttgattttaagaagatttgagtgaatatttttggtttaatgtttaaagattatctcagggcaatagttccagggattcatcagcctccatggctccagaaaatctggattctgtgagaatttgaacttctgttctgcatttaccccctttgatcaggattcttctacagaatctcagatcaaaatgtccagtgatggtagttgggcaccatccagttcttctgtgaAGTTTTCAACTGTAAGTTAAAAAATACAAGTATCCCCTATTtcacagaaaataatttaaacGATTGAGCTGCTtcaaaattaaattgaaaaaccACTATGACCAGCTCAGAATCATCTCTCTGTAGACCTAAAAACTAaccgaaattaaaaaaaaaaaattagtttgaaAAACCAGATCCATAAATGGTCTTAAAATCAAATAGCTGTTATTTTACTTGGacacaaaactataaaacaataaacagttattttttctttatgaccTTTGTCTCTAAGTTGGGCCAGGAAAACACAATGATTATCTTCTCTCCATCACttgtgaaaagtaaaaaaaaatctcttttaattGGGGTCTTATTAGGAGAAATGctgcaaatattaaaaaaaaaattaggaaggtGTAAATGAGAGAATTGCTTTAAAGCACAAAGATAATGCTTTCCTGACTTAACATATCTGAAATAACAACTGAATAGCAGCAAAAACTGAGTAAAGTGGTTTTATCATAGCATCTCAAGATTTAAAAGGGAATTCAGAGATGACCTGgtctaaccctctaatcctactTTCTAATCGTAATCCAGGATCAAAGTGCCAATCACCACTGGACCAGTATTTAAAGGCATTCACGTATCTTTTCACCTGGCTCCTTTATGACTGGAATTGGGTAGTGGCTCATAAACTATTTTGCAGAGACACTTCAGGTAGTCTACAAATGTCCAGTTCAGGTTGTCTTTAAATGTATGTTTAactacagtattaaaaaaaaaaagtataattttttagtgcggtaaatatgtatgtaacaaaacagttgccatttcagtatataattttttaaaagttctcaatgtatgatggaaaccctggtggcatagtggttaagagctagagctgctaacgaaaaagttggcagttcaaatccaccaggcgctccttggaaaccatgtggggcagcagttctactttgtcttataaggtggctataagtcggaattgactcgatggcaacgggttttttttttaatgtatgataCCTGGAATTTACTTCAAaaggataaagagagaaagagagagagaaagtaaaaGAACAAAATCTTGATAACTGTTGAATGGGGGGGATGGGTATATGGAAGTTCCCATTGtgctattttctctcttttctagtcTTGAAACTTtataataaaaactgaaaaaactcaactgcaTTGTGCACAAAATTTTaacaagaactttttttttaattttattttgctgttgttgagaatatacacagcaaaacatacagcaattcagccATTTCTATACGTGTAATTCAATGGCACTGATCACACTCTTTGagtcatgcaaccattctcaccctccttttctgagttgttcttttctccattaacataaactcactaccccctgaccaaaacccagtgctgctgagtcgatccgactcatagcgaccctacaggacagagcagaaccgccccatagtttccaaggagcgcttggcagattcgaactgctgaccctttggtcagcagccatagcacttaaccactacgtcaccagggtttctactgcCCCCTGAAGTTCCCACCTAAtctttcatgttgctgttgtcactttgatcccatatagtttaaACAGGAACATTTTAAGTGTACTGACAATCtgatgtgtgtacgtgtgtacatGTATGCAGATCCTCCTATCATCTCTCTTCATATACATGGACTTCCTATGAACATTACTGCTTCTGTGTGCTGATTCAGGGAAGGGGGATAGGGTGACAAACAACACAGCATCAAACACCCACTGTTGCAAAATatccctgtgtgtatgtgtaacaaGCTCACCTAAGAGCCAAGCAAGGTCTGGGCACATTTGCACAGTGCCTGCTCGTACCCTGGCATGAGCCAGCTGTGCAAAAGTCAATCTTGACAACATCAAAGTAAACAGAATTATCACCTATTTTCACTTCGGGTACTTAGAGTTTAGATTCAATACGAAAAAGAAGAATTTTGTCTTGAAACAGAGAATATGTAATACAGATTAGCCACTAAGGTATCTGAGATTTCTTACAATGACGTTGTTAAACatctcaaggttgtattttctaCTGAAAAGCTTTAAACTCATGACATACCACTTTATCTACTTTCTCTAAATTTTACATTTACAAATTAAGAAATTAGATTAGTTACTAAATACTGTAGTAACTCAACTGTGAAACATAAATTTCCTTCTGCTCTTCTTCCAGGCCTCCAGAACAGTTGTTTAATCAAAGCATATTCTCAAGGGCTAGGCACTTTAAACAGACTTACCATTTACAACTACTGGCTTGTGTAAATCAATATTCTCTCAATAACATATAACCCAAATATTCCTAAAATAAGCTAGATTTTAATTAGACTCTGatttaattattttgtatttttcaatctcctaagtctcattaaaaaaagattacTCTTTTGAATCTTTacagctacaagaaatattactATCGTCTGTGATATATTAGCGTATGCATGATATTTTCTCTGCAAAAAGTTTCCCTGCTTAGGGACTTTGAAACTACAGCTAAAGGGAACGTTCGTCTCTAAAAATAGTGATATGAAATATTCAGGAATGAACTGGCCTTCTAGAAACCGATACATACGACCTTTTAAAGAGAGCTTCAGCAcccctcaggagtccctgggtagtcaCATGgtgaacatgctcagctactagcctaaaggtcggaggttcgagtccatccagaggcacctttggaagaaaggcttggcaaactatttccaaaaaaccagccactgaaaaccacatggggcacagttctactcagaccacaaatggagtcgccatgagttggaatcaactcagtggtgactggtttggttttttttttggtcagtgttCCTCAGTTTTACTACAGGTGATCCCACTGCATGGGACAGATTTTTAAGCACCTGTGGGGTGTGGGTGGGGAGGTGGTGCTGCGGTATTTTAAAGTCTTTAACCTGGTGCCCAGCAAGAGCAGGAGGCATGGCACAACCAGAAGGGCCACTCTCTCCACTCGTCTTTCCCAACAAGGCAAGGAACTGCCCTGAGCCTCCACGTCTCCACCTACAAAACTGTCTAATATGAACAGAATAAGTGGTATACAACATGTGGTAGCCATTCAATAAAGGTTATTTGCTTCCCACCCCTTCAATGCCCTACccaataaatttttctttaaatcattcTTCTACAAATGCAAACTGACGTACTTGGAAAACTTGCCACCTAAATAAATCGTAATGGATTTGGCAAAATAAACACCCCACATCTGAAGTACTAGTATAAATCTTTCACATATTGGATTTGCTTAAAGTAATGTTTGTTGTCATTGTtcggtaccattgagttggttccaactcatagtgaccccatgtgacagagtagagctgccccagggggttttctagcccatgtcacaaaacagtatgtgtactaattgtttaatgagaaattagtttgctctgtaaaccttcatctaaagtacaatttaaaaaaaaaaaaaaaagggttttctaggccgtaatcttcaagggagcagatcgccagggcttttctcccttggagctgctgggtaggctcaaatcgccaaccttttagttagcagccaagcacttagccattgtgccaccagggctacttaaagtaataaaccaaaaccaaaccaaacccgttgccgctgagtcgatgcagattcgtagcgaccctacaggacaaagtagagctgtcccacggggtttccaaggagtggctggtgaatttgaactgtcaaccttttggttagcagccgagctctcaaacactgtgccaccaggcctctccCTAAAGTAATATTTATATTGACCATAAATTAATCAGTCTCTATTAAAGGTCATGGCAGGACTATAATTAGCTCTTTTCCTTTGCTATGGATCTGTTTtctaaaatcaatttttaaatttagttcTTTCAGTTATTAGGTCTACAGAAAGGTGAATCTGAGCTGGCCAGGGTGGTTTTTCCATTCGATTTTGAAAGGGCCTATTATTTAAATTGTATCCTGTGGAACAAGGAATACTTGTGTTTTTAACATCCAGAGATTCAAATCTGCTCACTGCATAAAATCCCGACCCTGAAAGCATCAGGCGGTGCCTGGGAACAGTCTCAGTGAATCCCTCACCTAAGCTGTTGGTCTAAGCGGTCCCGCAGACCACGTTTACTCTATGGAATTCCAACATGGCACTAATACACTCTGCAGCAGACCTAT
It encodes:
- the TACC1 gene encoding transforming acidic coiled-coil-containing protein 1 isoform X2 is translated as MAFSPWQILSPVQWAKWTWSAVRGGGAGEDEAGGPERDPEEEDSQAETKSLSFSSDSEGNFETPEAETPIRLPLKGSRDSSLGLTGPGAKAQESQEDDEQLVAEVVEKSSSETCPRPSENEVPQQAIASRSLKDFREEPEHDPSKVSIVRPFSIETKNSTDVPAALGANTPHGFVTAVLEEAVPSRAPEAIQDKAMTEGNMGVTLEASAEADVKTRNSRSESVPSRSKLRKPKPVSLRKKTISGEFSETETVVEGTPLPKTSYQVSLDETEENTHSSLIGGARIQKPSTEVKETSSTPGSDTNDSGVELLEESRSSPLKLEFDFTEDVENVEVKKALPRKFGRKLGTKLTPKTQKDDISKPVGAKGVEQPTDAKAEDTPIPYASSKLDPSQWDNPDFNPFGGHSTLQNSPPLSSKGSYHFDPDNFDESMDPFKPTTTLMCNDFHSTTGNHVNEILESPKMAKSRLITSGCKVKKYETQSLAFDACSQDEEAVISQISDISNRDGHATDEEKLASTSSGQKPAGPEVKGLEKESCQKMEKDESAVPGLVESSAEKAPVSVACGGESPLDGICLSESDKTAVLTLIREEIITKEIEANEWKKKYEETRQEVLEMRKIVAEYEKTIAQMIEDEQRTNMTSQKSFQQLTMEKEQALADLNSVERSLSDLFRRYENLKGVLEGFKKNEEALKKCAQDYLARVKQEEQRYQALKIHAEEKLDKANEEIAQVRTKAKAESAALHAGLRKEQMKVESLERALQQKNQEIEELTKICDELIAKLGKTD